One Candidatus Acidulodesulfobacterium ferriphilum genomic window, CCGACTAACCCCGAAGAGGTTAAAATGGTTTATACTTACGCAATGTCTTTTAATACCACCGCATATCAAAAATTAGGCGGGACAGCCGTGCTGCCCATCGTGGAGGAAATGGAAGACCCTTATAAAGATTAACCAAGTTCAATTTTAAAATTTTAAAGCAAGGAGTAAATATTATGACTTTATTAAACGGTTTTTTAGAAAATCCGGTGTGGGGTTTGCCGATAGTGATTTATCCGTTTCTGTCGGGTCTTGTCGCAGGGTCGTTTGTCGTTGCATCGCTATCGCACCTTTTTGGAATGGAAAAATTCAGGCCGTTAGCTAAACTTGCGGCGATAGTCAGTTTTGCGATGCTTATACTTGCGGCGCAGGCGCCTCTGGCAGACGCGCTCCAGCCTTCGAGGGCTATATGGGAATTATATTTCAGGGACCATTTTCCATACTCGCCTTTGGGCATGTTCATTATTATATGGACGCTTTATATAATCCTTATGCTTTTTGAAATGTTTTATCTGTTCAGGGTTTCTAATATAAAAAGGGCGGAAGAAGATAGCGGATTCAGAGGAAAATTGGCAAATTTCTTTACGCTCGGAAATAAAGATTTATCGGAAAAAGCTGTAAAAAAAGACCATAAAGCCCTTATGGTTATAGCCGCACTGGGCATAGGACTGGCGTTTTTGTTTCACGGATATGTCGGATTTTTATTCGGCGCCATAAAAGCAAGGCCGTTGTGGTCGGATCCTCTTATACCGGTTTTATTTATAACATCGGCTATCGTTTCTGGTATTGCGCTTATGGGCGTACTATACGTGATAGG contains:
- a CDS encoding polysulfide reductase; the protein is MTLLNGFLENPVWGLPIVIYPFLSGLVAGSFVVASLSHLFGMEKFRPLAKLAAIVSFAMLILAAQAPLADALQPSRAIWELYFRDHFPYSPLGMFIIIWTLYIILMLFEMFYLFRVSNIKRAEEDSGFRGKLANFFTLGNKDLSEKAVKKDHKALMVIAALGIGLAFLFHGYVGFLFGAIKARPLWSDPLIPVLFITSAIVSGIALMGVLYVIGFSFYSDKNKVKPETVYELNKILLLMIGFDLFFDLTEWLYSVRSYAPKDLYEGWHAVFSTGAGGVLAFNYHFMQITLGLIIPGLLLISKKVRNSKVWTVIIGLLVLAGVWAMRFNTVVGAQLQTKIGQGTVLFDIPWLGYDGYITGIGLFALGIFLIFVFGYLLGWEDKPELTGNN